A window of Argopecten irradians isolate NY chromosome 14, Ai_NY, whole genome shotgun sequence contains these coding sequences:
- the LOC138307230 gene encoding eukaryotic translation initiation factor 5B-like, which yields MDRKLILPKAVVFIMFLSCALSFTIRKRSHQNPADLTRALKVLQRQRRRVDMSDYLRNNLDDMQEESYNPYEEYGGLGGSYNLEDLLPAYQQYLDELEEEGEQEIPNRTPSLDELKSLFGTSEKDHDSILDEAVKVKDNSHPASRKITKSQMEKLLSQVKDAETQDSEEKAEAPSVIEETGNKEQAEGATKPEVVSKEELKGIFGSDESSESDNATPAESKDTADDSSSNGEEIVPQINSFPSEKKKKVAKRDNAESLRSEKDDLQNEIALLRLMEGIEDQEIDNLASALKEATLSQMDGTDSYLRPEYKDIEEAIKNEEILQQLKSNPSLALQIASLAQLAEENGLNPEEDEEEEIDDVDDDDVVDKRTDTELDDDDEKPTYEDGMGRWYENPLPDDEGEIEDKEAQHVLERFAKQYLQRGDSNGNQIDLRRRNGGAMNDEAVREALSEYLASQPDDLDTPNDIEESCLAVDLLNTNCEIADKMGLPIDDEARELCNRHELCYLCGKGHGMTKSQCDQGFGSEVIEICGPNKSCIRDGAQFLWLIKSGQRYSSRPLDECRDPCVRDYILGL from the exons ATGGACCGGAAGCTTATTTTACCTAAAGCTGTCGTTTTTATTATGTTTCTGTCATGCGCACTGAGTTTCACGATACGAAAGCGGTCCCATCAGAACCCAGCAGATCTTACACGAGCCCTCAAAGTATTACAGCGTCAAAGAAGACGAGTGGATATGAGTGATTACCTTCGAAACAACCTAGATGATATGCAGGAAGAATCCTATAATCCGTATGAAGAGTACGGAGGGTTGGGCGGGAGTTATAATCTTGAAGATCTCTTACCTGCATACCAGCAGTACCTTGACGAACTAGAAGAGGAAGGAGAGCAAGAGATACCAAACAGAACGCCATCTCTAGACGAATTGAAAAGCCTTTTTGGAACGTCAGAAAAAGATCATGACTCAATTTTAGATGAAGCCGTTAAAGTAAAAGATAACAGTCATCCAGCAAGTAGAAAAATAACGAAATCACAAATGGAAAAACTTTTAAGCCAAGTCAAAGACGCTGAAACACAAGACTCGGAGGAAAAAGCAGAGGCACCATCTGTTATAGAGGAAACTGGTAATAAAGAACAAGCAGAGGGAGCCACTAAGCCTGAGGTAGTTTCGAAAGAAGAACTAAAGGGTATCTTCGGTAGTGATGAATCTTCCGAGTCAGACAATGCCACACCAGCTGAATCTAAGGACACCGCAGATGACAGTAGTTCAAATGGCGAGGAAATAGTCCCTCAGATAAACTCGTTCCCCTCCGAAAAGAAAAAGAAGGTGGCTAAGAGAGACAACGCGGAATCGTTGAGATCAGAGAAAGATGATTTGCAAAACGAGATCGCTCTTCTACGTCTGATGGAAGGCATTGAAGATCAGGAAATTGATAACCTTGCCAGTGCTCTGAAGGAAGCCACCCTTTCCCAGATGGATGGCACAGATTCTTATCTCAGACCGGAATACAAAGACATTGAGGAAGCCATAAA aaatgagGAAATTCTTCAGCAGCTTAAATCAAACCCGTCATTAGCGCTTCAAATCGCTTCCTTGGCACAGCTAGCAGAGGAAAATGGACTGAATCCGGAGGAGGACGAAGAAGAGGAAATAGATGACGTCGACGACGACGATGTAGTCGACAAACGAACCGACACAGAGTTAGACGACGACGATGAGAAACCTACTTACGAAGATGGCATGGGAAGATGGTATGAAAATCCTCTGCCAGATGACGAAGGCGAAATAGAAGATAAAG aaGCGCAACATGTTCTTGAAAGATTTGCAAAACAATATCTACAACGGGGAGATTCTAATGGGAATCAAATAG ACTTACGGAGAAGAAACGGTGGTGCGATGAACGACGAGGCAGTCCGGGAAGCACTTTCGGAATACCTCGCGTCACAACCAGACGACCTAGATACACCAAATGATATAGAAG AATCTTGCCTTGCCGTTGACCTGCTGAATACCAATTGTGAAATAGCAGACAAGATGGGTCTACCAATAGACGATGAAGCCAGGGAATTATGTAACAGACACGAACTCTGCTATCTTTGT GGTAAAGGACATGGTATGACAAAAAGCCAATGTGACCAGGGCTTCGGATCCGAGGTCATCGAGATATGTGGTCCAAACAAAAGCTGTATTCGAGACGGCGCTCAGTTTTTATGGTTGATCAAGAGTGGACAACGGTACAGCAGTCGACCCCTGGACGAGTGCCGAGACCCCTGTGTGCGGGATTACATTCTTGGATTATAG